The Candidatus Desulfatibia profunda genome includes a region encoding these proteins:
- a CDS encoding DUF86 domain-containing protein encodes MKRDYRLYIDDIIEAIDKIEGYIQGYSVDEFSKDNKTIDAVIRNFEIIGEASKHIPETIRKKYSKIPWKEMAGMRDKLIHEYFGIKLDDKVTIHNAFPDRGFKRAGSQ; translated from the coding sequence ATGAAGAGAGATTACAGACTTTATATCGATGACATCATCGAGGCCATCGATAAGATAGAAGGTTACATCCAAGGATACTCTGTCGATGAGTTTTCCAAGGATAACAAAACCATTGATGCTGTAATCAGAAATTTCGAAATTATCGGTGAGGCCTCAAAACATATTCCTGAAACAATTAGAAAAAAGTATTCAAAAATTCCATGGAAAGAAATGGCAGGTATGCGTGATAAACTTATTCATGAATATTTTGGAATAAAACTTGATGACAAAGTTACCATCCATAATGCATTTCCAGACAGGGGATTTAAGCGAGCTGGTTCTCAGTAA